A window of Hippoglossus stenolepis isolate QCI-W04-F060 chromosome 18, HSTE1.2, whole genome shotgun sequence contains these coding sequences:
- the zmat5 gene encoding zinc finger matrin-type protein 5, whose translation MGRRYYCDYCDRSFQDNMHNRKKHLNGVQHHRAKKAWYDHFRDSAAILNDEQAKKPCRKFLQKGICDFGPNCRFSHMSEDDLYNLKRHVEDERQHREDSLDRRKKGRSVEEWLSRREKRRSALGSKGDLKHKEDSEEEQSESDVPPQLFSIPDLPPSLIPPPLGGWKVKVNTEWG comes from the exons ATGGGGAGGAGGTACTACTGTGACTACTGCGACAGGTCCTTTCAGGACAACATGCACAACAGGAAGAAACACCTGAATGGAGTCCAGCATCACAGAGCTAAGAAGGCCTGGTATGATCATTTCAGAG attcagcagccaTTCTGAATGATGAGCAAGCAAAGAAACCATGCAGGAAGTTTCTCCAAAAAG gAATTTGTGATTTTGGGCCAAACTGCAGGTTTTCTCACATGTCCGAAGACGATCTGTATAACCTAAAAAGACATGTGGAAG ATGAGAGACAGCACAGAGAGGATTCTCTGGACAGAAGGAAGAAGGGGCGAAGTGTAGAAGAATGGCTCTCTAGGAGGGAGAAGAGGCGAAGTGCCCTCGGTAGCAAAGG agaTCTGAAACATAAGGAAGACAGTGAAGAAGAACAATCAGAAAGTGACGTACCTCCACAGCTCTTCTCCATTCCTGACCTTCCACCATCacttattcctcctcctctgggcgGATGGAAAGTCAAAGTGAACACTGAATGGGGTTGA
- the LOC118125999 gene encoding cytochrome b-c1 complex subunit 9: MALAKNVYNLLFRRTSTFAVTIMVGAVFFERLFDQGGDAIFEQMNSGKLWKHIKHNYEVKEEE; encoded by the exons ATGGCGCTGGCTAAGAACGTTTACAACCTGCTCTTCAGGAGAACGTCCACTTTCGCTGTAACCATCATGGTTGGAGCGGTTTTCTTCGAGCGACTATTCGACCAAGGCGGCGACGCGATCTTTGAGCAGATGAATAGCGGG aaACTATGGAAACACATCAAGCACAACTacgaggtgaaggaggaggaataa